In Aliiglaciecola sp. LCG003, a genomic segment contains:
- a CDS encoding SDR family NAD(P)-dependent oxidoreductase: protein MAIKDMVLKSVVITGGSSGIGLDLAKAYVSKGCDVVLVARNHTKLAAARVECQLLAASAKQQVIAVSADLSCQQGLASCIEEIRQRIALPDLIIMSAGLVQSVKFIDQSDQEFQHMLQTNLMGSRAVAKAFLPDMLKRGRGKLCFVSSLAGIVPIYGYSGYSASKFAIIGMAGALRQEVFEAGINVSVLCPPEVDTPMVSEESEHILAETRFLKNIGGTLSVNAVTSAAVKGITKNQFLIIPGFMAKLTYLQSRLMPRTFAWCIQRLLSWRKARADWNN, encoded by the coding sequence ATGGCGATAAAAGACATGGTATTGAAAAGTGTAGTAATAACCGGTGGCTCTAGTGGTATTGGGCTGGATTTAGCAAAAGCATATGTATCTAAAGGCTGTGATGTGGTGCTAGTTGCAAGGAATCATACCAAACTGGCTGCAGCTCGTGTTGAATGTCAATTGTTGGCAGCATCTGCAAAGCAGCAGGTGATTGCCGTCAGTGCTGATTTATCTTGTCAACAAGGACTTGCAAGCTGTATAGAGGAAATACGTCAACGGATTGCGCTACCGGATCTGATTATTATGAGTGCAGGCTTGGTCCAAAGCGTGAAATTTATTGACCAAAGTGACCAGGAATTTCAACACATGCTGCAAACCAACTTAATGGGAAGTCGGGCTGTGGCAAAAGCCTTCCTACCCGACATGCTAAAACGGGGTAGGGGAAAGCTATGTTTCGTAAGCTCACTGGCTGGCATAGTTCCAATTTATGGTTACAGTGGTTACAGCGCGTCAAAGTTCGCAATCATTGGCATGGCAGGGGCGCTAAGACAGGAAGTATTTGAAGCAGGCATAAACGTCTCAGTGTTATGTCCACCGGAAGTTGACACTCCCATGGTGAGTGAGGAGTCAGAACACATCTTAGCCGAGACCCGTTTTCTGAAAAATATCGGCGGCACATTAAGTGTAAATGCAGTCACATCGGCTGCCGTAAAAGGTATTACTAAAAATCAGTTTTTGATCATTCCAGGCTTTATGGCTAAATTGACATATTTACAATCAAGGCTAATGCCGCGCACATTTGCATGGTGTATACAGCGCTTGCTCAGCTGGAGGAAAGCTAGAGCTGACTGGAATAATTAA